Proteins found in one Dermacentor silvarum isolate Dsil-2018 chromosome 8, BIME_Dsil_1.4, whole genome shotgun sequence genomic segment:
- the LOC119461596 gene encoding uncharacterized protein LOC119461596 isoform X2 has protein sequence MTRKCALPKQKLGAAAAERDPAIRATRAAAQRRRRQNPEVRAAEAEAKRRRRNDPEVRAAEAEAYRRRCQEDPAVRAAKAEAQRRRRQNPEVRATEAEAKHRRRDLGVRAAEAEAYRRRCQKDPAVRSAKAEAQRRRRQNPEVCAAEAEAKRRRREDPAVHTAKAEAICKARLAKSEAATNISDNPFGSVCSVWDRLQNDLKPLPDRCHETLQREFPNLDLCQFRLCSTCMRPVGKGDIPSYSHNQRFQISPEALAPPTSQCEASPEGSGRQNCSEQRQSAGQWVGAVDRSCQRTKVTQCKSCVDQVCTLGSQTETGHVMAETSTQTAMAFPRTIPVQTSPTELRSQGTNTGMMS, from the exons ATGACCCGCAAGTGCGCGCTGCCGAAGCAGAAGCTAGGCGCCGCCGCTGCTGAAAGGGACCCTGCTATTCGCGCCACCAGGGCAGcagctcagcgccgccgccgtcaGAATCCAGAGGTGCGTGCCGCCGAAGCAGAAGCTAAGCGCCGTCGCCGAAATGACCCGGAAGTGCGCGCCGCCGAAGCAGAAGCTTATCGTCGCCGCTGCCAAGAGGACCCTGCAGTTCGTGCCGCCaaagcagaggctcagcgccgccgacGTCAGAATCCAGAGGTGCGCGCCACTGAGGCAGAAGCTAAGCACCGTCGCCGAGATCTGGGCGTTCGCGCTGCCGAAGCAGAAGCTTATCGTCGCCGCTGCCAAAAGGACCCTGCAGTTCGCTCCGCCAAAGCAGAGGCTCAGCGTCGCCGACGTCAGAATCCGGAGGTGTGTGCCGCTGAGGCAGAAGCTAAGCGCCGTCGTCGAGAAGACCCTGCTGTTCACACTGCCAAGGCCGAAGCTATATGCAAAGCAAGGCTTGCAAAGAGTGAGGCTGCAACAAACATTAGCGACAATCCATTTGGGAGTGTGTGTTCAGTGTGGGACCGGCTCCAGAATGACCTGAAACCGTTACCGGATAGGTGCCACGAGACACTTCAGCGGGAATTTCCCAACTTGGACCTGTGCCAATTCAGGCTATGTTCGACGTGCATGCGACCTGTGGGGAAGGGTGACATTCCTTCATATTCCCACAACCAACGGTTCCAAATATCCCCCGAAGCCCTGGCACCTCCCACATCTCAATGCG AAGCCAGTCCAGAAGGATCGGGGCGACAAAACTGTAGCGAACAGCGACAGTCCGCAGGGCAATGGGTTGGCGCCGTGGACCGCTCATGTCAAAGGACGAAG GTAACACAGTGCAAGTCCTGTGTTGATCAAGTGTGTACATTGGGCAGTCAGACAGAGACTGGACATGTGATGGCGGAAACGAGCACCCAAACTGCCATGGCCTTCCCACGTACCATTCCTGTGCAGACAAGTCCAACG
- the LOC119461596 gene encoding uncharacterized protein LOC119461596 isoform X3, which produces MTRKCALPKQKLGAAAAERDPAIRATRAAAQRRRRQNPEVRAAEAEAKRRRRNDPEVRAAEAEAYRRRCQEDPAVRAAKAEAQRRRRQNPEVRATEAEAKHRRRDLGVRAAEAEAYRRRCQKDPAVRSAKAEAQRRRRQNPEVCAAEAEAKRRRREDPAVHTAKAEAICKARLAKSEAATNISDNPFGSVCSVWDRLQNDLKPLPDRCHETLQREFPNLDLCQFRLCSTCMRPVGKGDIPSYSHNQRFQISPEALAPPTSQCEASPEGSGRQNCSEQRQSAGQWVGAVDRSCQRTKVTQCKSCVDQVCTLGSQTETGHVMAETSTQTAMAFPRTIPVQTSPTVSMYQTGSS; this is translated from the exons ATGACCCGCAAGTGCGCGCTGCCGAAGCAGAAGCTAGGCGCCGCCGCTGCTGAAAGGGACCCTGCTATTCGCGCCACCAGGGCAGcagctcagcgccgccgccgtcaGAATCCAGAGGTGCGTGCCGCCGAAGCAGAAGCTAAGCGCCGTCGCCGAAATGACCCGGAAGTGCGCGCCGCCGAAGCAGAAGCTTATCGTCGCCGCTGCCAAGAGGACCCTGCAGTTCGTGCCGCCaaagcagaggctcagcgccgccgacGTCAGAATCCAGAGGTGCGCGCCACTGAGGCAGAAGCTAAGCACCGTCGCCGAGATCTGGGCGTTCGCGCTGCCGAAGCAGAAGCTTATCGTCGCCGCTGCCAAAAGGACCCTGCAGTTCGCTCCGCCAAAGCAGAGGCTCAGCGTCGCCGACGTCAGAATCCGGAGGTGTGTGCCGCTGAGGCAGAAGCTAAGCGCCGTCGTCGAGAAGACCCTGCTGTTCACACTGCCAAGGCCGAAGCTATATGCAAAGCAAGGCTTGCAAAGAGTGAGGCTGCAACAAACATTAGCGACAATCCATTTGGGAGTGTGTGTTCAGTGTGGGACCGGCTCCAGAATGACCTGAAACCGTTACCGGATAGGTGCCACGAGACACTTCAGCGGGAATTTCCCAACTTGGACCTGTGCCAATTCAGGCTATGTTCGACGTGCATGCGACCTGTGGGGAAGGGTGACATTCCTTCATATTCCCACAACCAACGGTTCCAAATATCCCCCGAAGCCCTGGCACCTCCCACATCTCAATGCG AAGCCAGTCCAGAAGGATCGGGGCGACAAAACTGTAGCGAACAGCGACAGTCCGCAGGGCAATGGGTTGGCGCCGTGGACCGCTCATGTCAAAGGACGAAG GTAACACAGTGCAAGTCCTGTGTTGATCAAGTGTGTACATTGGGCAGTCAGACAGAGACTGGACATGTGATGGCGGAAACGAGCACCCAAACTGCCATGGCCTTCCCACGTACCATTCCTGTGCAGACAAGTCCAACG GTGTCCATGTACCAAACGGGGAGTTCATAA